One segment of Prionailurus bengalensis isolate Pbe53 chromosome X, Fcat_Pben_1.1_paternal_pri, whole genome shotgun sequence DNA contains the following:
- the TCEANC gene encoding LOW QUALITY PROTEIN: transcription elongation factor A N-terminal and central domain-containing protein (The sequence of the model RefSeq protein was modified relative to this genomic sequence to represent the inferred CDS: inserted 4 bases in 4 codons), which yields MSRRNFEDLGNHLTEPETLRVTQEHLQGTAVVRAVYGVLKNCPTVAWKKKAKRLLSEWKAVYKHLRFNGQPEIIPXRAEMKKSQDFSRDPSRGEIRGGSGSHSSCHDVAEAIEMIAPENSTSPLEPEKKHFTGGAPQSADERSSELPDPTVPVRAKGTELLYEALTSSSMDQQPKADMWHNFARDILTLXLNLKKYKTCVRSKVTNLKNPQNSHXQSLLSGTMSPREFAETTVVEMAHEDLKQLRTAYTESHIQEHHFPRAVGGXTDKIKCGSCEKFNCMVTVVTRGALFLPGWVRNSNPDKDTTSVICNECGEQWYHSRWVCL from the exons ATGTCTAGAAGGAATTTTGAGGATCTTGGCAACCACCTTACTGAGCCAGAAACTCTTCGTGTGACTCAAGAGCACCTCCAGGGGACCGCTGTGGTCAGGGCCGTGTACGGAGTCCTCAAAAATTGCCCCACGGTGGCTTGGAAAAAGAAAGCCAAGCGTCTATTGTCAGAATGGAAAGCTGTCTATAAGCACCTCCGCTTCAACGGACAGCCCGAAATCATTC TACGGGCGGAAATGAAGAAAAGCCAGGACTTTTCTCGTGACCCAAGTCGGGGTGAGATACGGGGTGGCTCCGGTTCTCATTCATCATGCCACGATGTTGCAGAAGCCATTGAAATGATTGCGCCTGAAAACAGCACTAGTCCATTGGAACctgagaaaaagcatttcacgGGCGGTGCCCCTCAATCCGCTGATGAACGATCCAGTGAGTTGCCGGATCCCACAGTACCTGTGAGAGCTAAAGGCACAGAGCTTCTTTATGAAGCTTTAACGAGTTCTTCCATGGACCAGCAGCCCAAAGCCGATATGTGGCACAACTTCGCAAGAGACATTCTTACCC GACTTAacctcaaaaaatacaaaacttgtGTTAGAAGCAAAGTCACCAATCTGAAGAACCCCCAAAATTCTC GACAAAGCTTGCTCTCTGGGACCATGTCGCCAAGAGAATTTGCCGAAACGACCGTCGTGGAAATGGCACACGAGGACCTGAAGCAGTTGAGAACCGCATACACGGAATCTCACATCCAGGAACACCACTTTCCCCGAGCGGTGGGGG gcacagacaaaataaaatgcgGAAGCTGTGAGAAGTTCAATTGCATGGTCACCGTAGTCACCAGAGGAGCACTTTTCCTTCCAGGCTGGGTGCGGAACTCAAATCCAGACAAAGACACGACCTCTGTGATCTGTAACGAGTGTGGGGAGCAGTGGTACCACAGCAGGTGGGTGTGCCTGTAA